One Argentina anserina chromosome 6, drPotAnse1.1, whole genome shotgun sequence genomic window, CTTTTAACTGGAGAATTGTGCTGGCCACAGTGATTGGTTTTCTGGGATCGGCGTGTGGAACCGTGGGAGGGGTAGGAGGGGGTGGCATATTTGTCCCTATGCTTACCTTGATTGTTGGTTTTGACACCAAGTCTGCTGCTGCTCTTTCTAAATGTAACTCAAGCTcttaccttcttcttcttcttccgttttttttttgtgtttacaTAAATTTCTAAATGAGTTGGCTGGGAGTTCTTGAATGCAGGTATGATAATGGGGGCTTCTGCATCATCAGTGTGGTACAACTTGAGGGTGCGGCATCCAACAAAGGAAGTTCCCATATTAGATTACGATCTAGCACTTCTGTTTCAACCCATGCTCATGCTTGGGATCACACTTGGTGTGAGTCTCAGTGTGGTATTCCCCTACTGGCTCATCACTGTTCTCATCATTATTCTTTTCTTGGGTAGGTGCTACCGTGCTATAACAGAAACTCAGCATTTACTTTCTCATCTACCCTTCCTTTGTTCACGTTTAGACAACTTGTTCATCTTTTTTAATTGTGTATAGGCACTTCATCAAGGTCTGCTTACAGAGGGGTTGAAATGTGGAAGGAAGAGACCATCTTGAAGGTCAGACTCTAATTAAAAAGGAGTGCTAATGTTTTCATCAAAGTGTATGATGattattgataaaaaaaatattgaaaccTACAGAAGGAATTTTCAAGGCAACAAGGAGCTCGAGTAGACTCTCGTGGCGAACGTACGATACTTATACatccatttttttctttgctgtgtttgtgtgtatttTAAATTGTGCCTaaaacatgaaacctattatTTTTGTGCAGTTCTTATTGATGCAGAATATCAACAATTAGATTCCAGAGAAGAGAAGTCAATGATGGTGAGCAAATAGTACTGGTGTACATATAATTCTGTTTTTCTATACAGTACTTATCAGTTATCACAGTAATTGAGAGAAttgaatatttgatttttcttttcagcAAATACTATGTTTCAACCTCAGATGGAAAAGGGTGATGGTGCTAGTTATTCTTTGGGCTGCTTTTTTACTTCTTCAAATCTTCAAGGCAAGTGCTTTCTCTAATGCCTACCGTCTCTATTTTTCTCACTGCTTGCATTTTTCTAATACCTTTTCATTGGAGTGCAGAATGATACAACTACTTGCAGTACATGGTATTGGGTCCTCTTCTGCTTACAGGTACGTAGTACACTAGTACTTCTTTGTTTGGACAACTTGTTTCTTGACCCTATCAAGTTGTGGGGACAATTTTACTAATTTGTTCTTTTAGTTTTTAACAAACTACTAATAAGTGTCGGGCTACATTTTggtttacaaaaaaaatattttctaattttaatagAGTAAATTAAGaccaaaagttacaaataaagATTACATAATGACAAAATGTCACATGTTATatgatattttacttttttgtcCTTCTTTAGTCCATTACATTTAAGAGAATTCAAAATTCATTCTCACTGCCACATATCACATCTACATGTGTACATGTTATTGCCAACTAAGAAGCTACATGCTATTGTTGACTAAGAATCTATCTGCTGCTGTCAACTAAAAAGCTAGCTACTACTGCCGACTGataaactaactgctactgtcgattatgAAACTAACAACTACTATCTAATTAAGCAACATACTACTGCCGAATATGAAACTAGCTGTTACTGCTGACGTTAAATGTTCTACTGTCTACTATGaatctagctgctactgttgacttgaaaactaactgctactgtggtttttggtgagcaaaatttgaaattttaaagtttctcaaaacatatgcaatatgctACTTAAATAAAAGCCCATGACGTAagaaacaactttatatattagcTCATTTTTAAATTGCCGGTGGTTTGGCCGGAAGATTAAAATTGCcggaaaaaaatttaaaaatgagAAGAGAAAAACTTGTTAGATCTGGGAGTGACAGTTTGGTAATTTTCGCGAAAATAGTGATAGTTTGGAAATTTcagcattaattaattaattaggtttGAGTCAACTCATTTTTGAGCTTAGACTTATGtcctaatttatataaaaaatatagaaagtgagttttttgttaattcaaatattgtctagtactaagtaattttctatttGGTTTTTGTAGTTTCCTATAGCATTTGGAGTTTTTGGATATGAAGCTACCAAGTTGTACAAAGATCACAAGAAGAGAATGTGCGCAGGGAATCCAGAATCAATTTGTGAGGCTTCAATAGAATGGACTCCAATGCACATAACATTTTGCGCACTCTGTGGTATCTTGGGAGGCACTGTTGGGGGTCTGCTTGGATCTGGTGGAGGATTTATACTTGGCCCTCTTCTACTAGAAATAGGTGTTATCCCACAGGTAATTCAAATTCTTACAAAGCTAAAACTTTACTTATTTTACATACCTAAATTTAGGTGAAAATATTCAGGGAACAAAGTTAGTGTTAACAATCCTGATATGTCAATGAACAGGTTGCAAGTGCAACAGCTACATTTGTGATGATGTTCTCAGCATCTTTATCGGTGGTAGAGTTCTACCTCCTCAAGAGGTTTCCTATTCCATATGGTAGCTTTCCTTGTTTATTAATCTAGCAGTCAACTTGTTACAAGTGTTTTGAGACCAAGAATCATGTTttacttgtgtatcttttgcaGCATTGTACCTCATAAGTGTTTCTATATTGGCTGGCTTTTGGGGACAGTTTTTTGTGAGGAAAATAGTTACATTTCTGAGGAGAGCATCAATAATAGTATTTGTCCTCTCCGGTGTCATCTTTGCTAGTGCCATCACAATGGGTAAAACACAATTTTTCGAACCGAAAATCATGTTCTGTTACTTCTAACCAAATTTTCTGTCATGTCTTATTTCTGGATTCTGTTGGCTTTTCTTTTTCAGGTGTCACAGGCATCAAGACGAGCATCCGAATGATAGAAGAAGGCGAGTTTATGGGATTCTTGGACTTCTGTAGCAGTCAGTGATCGCTGGTAGCAATGCAGAACAGATTCTTGGATAGGAAGTTACACTGTATAAACATCATTAGCAATTCTTGGCCAACACATAGTTGTCCAACTCCATTCATATCGTCATGAGGCAATAAAAGTATAGTGAGCAAGGTTTGGTTGCTTGTTAGCTACCGCTAACTCATGAACCAACTTGTTTGCTTTGCTCCATCTGGTATACGTCAGGATTTTCTTGTTAGCTTCTTACACACAAGATAAGTGTTCTTTTGCGTAGGTTGTGTTGTGTGTTATCTACTGGCTAACACCATCATTTTCCTACATTATGTAATATCattcattcaataaaaaataaaaaatacaaaGATTGGTTTCTGGTGCTGTTCAGGAGAAAATATGCCAAATAGTTTTCCATTCCCTGTCATGGGTTTTTTCTAGTCTTGAGTTTTGACAGTGCACTATACTGTTAACTACGCTACCCTGAGAGTTTAGGGGGAAAAAATTCCCACCAGGTATCTTCAGAGCATGATAAAAGGATAGGGATAAGCAGTTGATTTCAGGAAATTGCTGGGAAGAAGCCAATGAAAGTGATTGCTTTGGCTGGCTCAACATAAATGGAGGAATGCGTGACCACAATGTGGTTTGATGTTGGAACTTGGAAATAGATTATGTCCTGTGTAGTATGTGGACGAGTTCTGCTTAGGTGGATAATCATGGGAGCACTTTGTGGCCAAATTTAAGTGTCTGTTTCGTTGTTCATCATATCAGAGCTTTTGTTTTCTGCCTCACATGATTGGAGGGAGGGAATGTATTGCACGGCAAGACAGATACCAACATCATTTTGTATACCcctacccccccccccccccaaacgGCCATCCAcaccgccaccgccaccgTTTGTGTCTCCAATGTGAAGGTATTACAAGATGTGTATTTACGCAGAAAATTAAATTCGCAGTCACAGTAGAAAATTAACGTGTGGAGTGTAACCATTGAAGTGTAAATCATGATCCACCAGGATTAAGCTCAGACAGGAGGTTCATAGTTCTAGACTTCAAGTATTAGATCATCTATATGCGACATTTCTGCATGAAGAAAGAGATGCTAATTATAGTCCTACCCTGGGCACTAAGAATGAGGCAGAAACTCTCCTTAACGCATTGTCCATTGCGTTATATATGTTGCAGAGGAGATCGTGGGTTAATATGTGCAACACAACACGGCAGACCTCCACTTTTATATCTTGCAAAAAACAATTGAACTTTTCAGTCAGAAAGTGAAGAATATATCCAGTAGGAAGATGAAATTTTCAATATACCAAAGACATGGCATCCGGTACATGAATCACATTGAAATGAATAGTGATAgcgaagttctcatttgaccAGTGTTTGACAATTGCGCTCGGAAAAAACGTTCTCAATCAGAGCATAAAATTTCCTCACGCCCATTTGCCAGCTATTCTATCCACCCCAGTTCCCATCCAATATAAATTCCAGCTCAAGCCAACAGAAGTCACTCCTTGCTAGAGTTCTGCCTTGTAGTTGTGACAGCCTTAGCGGGTTTAGTACTAGTCGGATGATCTTTGACTGGTTTAGAATCTGAGTTTAAGGCAATACTTCCCATTCCAGCTTCCATGGCTTCCCTatcatctttttctttcttgttttcttcAGCAATGCCATTGTCCCTACTTTGTTCTTTAGATGGTTCCAATAATCGAGGACCTGCATTGATCCATGGATGAAGAAGGCACTGTGCAGCAGTAGGCCGCTTTTCTGGAACAAAGTCAAGGATGGGAACCAGGAATTCTGTCAATTCACTAGCCTCTTGCTCGCTAAACTCATACTTTTCCAGTAGAACCTTATTCAAGGGCCAAAAACGCAGGCGACGAATGTGCCTCAGATCCCCATATCTGTTAAAGTAATCTCTTGAATACCGACCACCTAGAGCAATCTGAGGAATAGTCACAAGTTAAGTTCATATGACAGTAAGAAACTTTCGATCCAGCAGAGGGCGCACAATACAGACTACAGGAATGAGATCGTAAATGAAACTGCTATAGTATAATGATCATCTCAGAAGAATGAATGGTACACAACGACTTTGCAGGTATATAGAAGAGAGAGATGACATATATGACGAATCAACAAATTTAAACATCATTCAAGGGTGTTACCAATTTCTCACCTTCCGTGGCATCATTCCAAGAAGCTCCATCATCAATGCCAAATGGTCCTGGAAAGAATAAGATAAGAAATTTCattgaaaacataaaacagGAAGCCTTGCATTTTCTTCCGACGAGACTGGTGAAAGAAGTAAACTAAAAGCTTATACAAGCAAAACACTTTAGGTCTTTAGCCCCTTAGTTAACTAGGATGAtacatttcatttttttcaattacaaGGATTATCCATCGATTTCATGCTTAAGGACTCGATAACACAAGAACAAAGCTATTGTAACATATTTAACAATATACATGAGGAACAGGGTACAATGGTCAGCTCTCTTGTAGTGGGTTCATGGGCTCTTCAGTTTGAAATGTCAGAATGCACCTTCTAAttataaaggaaaaacaagaaaggcaCCATTCCTTTCCTGCCCAGAAAACCAGTTAAGGAAATACTAAAGTTATTTTTTAGTACTCTAGTTGTATAAACTCATAGCTTCAATAAAGGAATACTCTAGTTAACCCAAGATGCTCAAATATGCTTCAAGCCTCCTTCAACAAGCACAAAGGTATTAAACGCAATAACTCTTAACAGAGTTTGTCATAGAGTTAAGGATTACTGTGGGTCATTTCCCTTACTTCCACAGATTGACAAATATTCAGAGTACAAGCTCAATCTATCAGTACCGAAATTCAATCATACTCAGACACCCACCACCCTCTATACTGTAAATATTACTAATTCGTTGAAAAGTCCATAGATCAAAGAATGCATTACCATAGCGTGCTGCATATATATTAGCTTAAACTCTTATGCAACCAACCCTTAATGTGTCCAAAGATGAACAACTTAGAACTGTCATGTAATCATGCGGGAAACTATGGTAGAAGTGGCGGTGTGAATGTGAAAAGAGggaattttatattattattattaccatTTTATCATTTTCCGATTTGATAATGAGTAAGCATTTgcaaacaattccaattttgtaatattGAGAACTTCaagttcaattcaaataacatttttaCAATTCAAAATAGCTATGAAGAGGTACACAGAGTACTTCCTTGAAATCATTATTAAAAACCAACAagcaaaagaaataaagatcTTGGTAAtcgtataaaaaaaatgaaaatatcattgaTTAAAAGATACATTTTCTTAAGATAGTATAATAACTATGGTGTATATTAAATGTGAAATCTACGTTAAGATGCTAACTTCCATATTTGATCTTATCCCTCCTGAAAAAATGACAAAGTATGTAGTGGGAGGGAGGGTGGAACCCAAGTCAGGTGAGATCCACAAAGGTGTTGACAGAAGGCAGCTATTGCTTTAGTGGCAAGTTCCCGAGTTTTTTTCCTAATAAACCTAGAAAATTCACTTATTAATGAAGCACGAGCTGCTAATTCATTATTATAACAGTAAAATTAATCTTTCTCCGACACAACATAATGCAATGAGGACTTTCTCACGGCTATCTACTGGAGtactaaactttatttttcctTGTCAAGAGATCATCTCAAAATAGTGATCTGCCAGGAATAGTGCTCATACCTACCTGCTCCTAAGTATTAGTAATTTAACGTGATTTCAGTATCTTGCAACTGCATCACAGCAGTCTCCTATAAACAGCGATGTTAAACACATTATTCGTTATTTGACAGATATGTTATTTGAAAAGGTGAACTTGCAGCAAAAAGTGACACCGACTTTTAGTATGCAAACATTTTCTATTAGTATGTTTTAATGGACTTGTGTGTGCATTTGTGGCtttcattttgttgttgtttgggggggggggggggggggtgtaaCTGTACATAATGCATATTATTATATAACACTAATGCTACATCAATtggttataatttttttttatttaattccCTAACAATAACAACagatgaaataaaaaaagcaACAAAGATAATAATTGGGAAAAAACAAAGTAAACGGACAATATATTTATTCCAGATATTTCCATACCTCATCCCTGTCAAAGTTTTCACCACTGTGAGGATCAAAGAGCACATCACCAGTTGCAAGCTCAAAACAAATGCAAGCAAAAGACCACAGATCTGCTGAAGTAGAATATTTTGAGCCCAAGATCACCTCTGGACACCGATACTGTCTTGTTTGAATATCATTCGTGAACTGCTTGTACGTCCAACATGCATTCCCAAAATCAACTAATTTGCACTTCAAGTCCATTGACGCCAACAACTTTTGCCTTATGCTATGATTCTTTCTTCTCTGACCACCCTGATTTCCTGCATCAGCACTCTTTAGTCCATCTGCATCTGAAGATCTATTCATATTTATAGAACTAGTAATCTGGTCGTCGGCAGAATGAACATTCAAATTTGTATTAGGCGATGATTCAGCCTCCCCTGATGTTTCTTGTTCAACATCAGCTTCTTCTCTGTCCGCACATTCTTGAGCCGCACGCTTAGCctttcttctaatatttttcttcTGGTTCCTAGACATATCCCCATTCAATGGCTGTGAAACCCCTGCCCCGAAAGCATCTTTGTCCTTGTTACTCAGAAGAATGAGAGGTGCACTTGACTTAGTTGGATCCTTGGATGGGTCAATCATAGACAACAACAAGATATTCTCCGGCTTCAAATCCGTGTGTATAATAGACAGCTGTCTGTGCAAGTAATCCAATCCAACCAAAACATGATAACAAATCAGCTTGACCATATGCAACGGCACTCCGCGGTAGTCACTGTACTTTATAAGTGTCAACAGATTATCCCCCAAGTACTCAAAAACCATGCAAACATGCTGCCCGTTGGGACCGGAATGCTTAAAATGGTCCAGAAGCTTAACCACACATTTCTTATCGTCCGGGTCTCCCTCTGCAATCTGTTTCAAAATGGTTATCTCATCCATCGCCGCCTCAGAGTAGTGGTCGGCACTCTTTTGCACTTTCAGAGCAACATACCGCTGCCGCCGTCGACacccaaacaaataacaaacaTTAACAAAACTAACCACTAAACCCTCAATTTCGCCATAATCAAAATCACACTGTTAGTTTTCACTTCTGCATTAACCCTATAGTAATTGCTCCAATCCTTTACCTCATATTAATTCACTTAGGAAAATCGAAAGTAAATAGTCGAAAACTAACCAAATTAGACTTAAATTTTCATGTACATTTCTTAATTTCCTAAGCTCCTAACACAATCAACCACCAGTTCAAGAAGTACAAtaccaaaacgacgtcgtaaAAGGAgtgcgagagagagagagagagagtaacaTACAGAGGAGTGGGTGTCCCAGGCGAGCCAGACGGTGGAGAAGTGGCCCCAGCCGAGCTTGGTCTGAACGACGTAGCGGCCGAGCTTGAAGGTGTCGCCGATTCGAACCGCGTGGTAGCCACCGCGGCGGTAGTCCTCGGTGCCTTCGTCCTCGGAGGTGAAGTCGCTGCTCTGGCTCCGATCATTGTCCTCCGCCTTGTCGcccatcttcttcctcctcttcgaTCCCGTCCAAGTAGAATCGATGGTTCTAGGGTTTTCTAGGGAGGGGTTTGGGTGGAATTTGAAACTAAATtagttatatataatatagagagagagagagagagaaatggggGTTGTCTCTAGATTACTGGGaagaatgagagagagagagagagagtcgtaCAAGTCTtgagtgtgagagagagagagttgtgAATATTTAGAGATGTCTCTTTGTCGTAGTCGTCGCGGGGTTTGTCCTTAAGTGggcaaaattaaaaaatgagTGGGGTTTTtggggaaaaagaaaattagggTGGGTAATTTGGGTTTGAATGATATGATTTCATCCAGGGTTCAGTGAGGTGTCGTCATCGTTCTCCCGATTGTTAAGGCTACACTACATCATGTTGGCATAACTTGCAAGTAGTTGTAACGTTAGTATTGCATTTTGTGACCAGTTTGGTAACCATGACAAAAAAAGAGTGACCAGTTTGGTCTAGTGTTAAGTTGGTCTATTCTGGGCGATGTAAACTTTAATTTGCTGATACGAGTTGTCGAGTTGTTTTGTGTTATAGAGATCATTGTTCATAAATCTTTTGTTGTAAGCTTACTGATGACTTTTATTCAAAGTTAAGCgaacatcaacgtatatggAGTAAGACAAAGGTTATATATTAGATTTTTATCCTGAGTTGATGACATGCGAATCCTTTGATAAAAATAATATGATGACCTTATAACCGATGGAATTCAGACCTAATACCTCATCGAACCAAATTAAAACTAAATACAACTACAACTcgagaaaaaataaattataaaaaaatatcattttctaatttatattagaaaaaagtaactatttataaattaattataaaaaagtcatcacatttaagtgaaaattataaaaatgtcaacaaaattagaaaaaaaaatcactttaaaaatattttatagacTATTTTGCCCTTTCTtacactttttcttcttttttcattctttttctaatttcggccataactttctcatccggtgatagattttgacgaaattggtaccgttagaaagatttcgctcccctctttcatttgatatactacccactccAAATCGACTAACCGTATAAGGCGCAACAACCATCGCAAAGGGTTGCCGCCATCGATGGCGGTGCTTCAAGCAATTCCGGCGAAACGGAAGCTCAAGATTCCCTAATTCctgttattctcttcattatg contains:
- the LOC126797742 gene encoding sulfite exporter TauE/SafE family protein 4, with product MATKAFVLYLFSTFSVAIFSVLFFTHQNDHISYRTRLSSLNSNILHLEATDKVWPDLAFNWRIVLATVIGFLGSACGTVGGVGGGGIFVPMLTLIVGFDTKSAAALSKCMIMGASASSVWYNLRVRHPTKEVPILDYDLALLFQPMLMLGITLGVSLSVVFPYWLITVLIIILFLGTSSRSAYRGVEMWKEETILKKEFSRQQGARVDSRGELLIDAEYQQLDSREEKSMMQILCFNLRWKRVMVLVILWAAFLLLQIFKNDTTTCSTWYWVLFCLQFPIAFGVFGYEATKLYKDHKKRMCAGNPESICEASIEWTPMHITFCALCGILGGTVGGLLGSGGGFILGPLLLEIGVIPQVASATATFVMMFSASLSVVEFYLLKRFPIPYALYLISVSILAGFWGQFFVRKIVTFLRRASIIVFVLSGVIFASAITMGVTGIKTSIRMIEEGEFMGFLDFCSSQ
- the LOC126797723 gene encoding uncharacterized protein LOC126797723; the protein is MGDKAEDNDRSQSSDFTSEDEGTEDYRRGGYHAVRIGDTFKLGRYVVQTKLGWGHFSTVWLAWDTHSSRYVALKVQKSADHYSEAAMDEITILKQIAEGDPDDKKCVVKLLDHFKHSGPNGQHVCMVFEYLGDNLLTLIKYSDYRGVPLHMVKLICYHVLVGLDYLHRQLSIIHTDLKPENILLLSMIDPSKDPTKSSAPLILLSNKDKDAFGAGVSQPLNGDMSRNQKKNIRRKAKRAAQECADREEADVEQETSGEAESSPNTNLNVHSADDQITSSINMNRSSDADGLKSADAGNQGGQRRKNHSIRQKLLASMDLKCKLVDFGNACWTYKQFTNDIQTRQYRCPEVILGSKYSTSADLWSFACICFELATGDVLFDPHSGENFDRDEDHLALMMELLGMMPRKIALGGRYSRDYFNRYGDLRHIRRLRFWPLNKVLLEKYEFSEQEASELTEFLVPILDFVPEKRPTAAQCLLHPWINAGPRLLEPSKEQSRDNGIAEENKKEKDDREAMEAGMGSIALNSDSKPVKDHPTSTKPAKAVTTTRQNSSKE